In one window of Eleutherodactylus coqui strain aEleCoq1 chromosome 10, aEleCoq1.hap1, whole genome shotgun sequence DNA:
- the LOC136580639 gene encoding mucin-3A-like isoform X2 translates to MRHTAVEHTNTTVHENMSYTTVVHTSTTTQEKMSHTTEEHTNITSHENMSHTTVEHTNTTPHANMLHTTEEHTNTSPEENMSHTAVEHINTTPHQNMPHTSKMHTNITPPENMSHTTVEQTNITQQENMSHTTEEDTSTTVHENMSHTTVEHNSTTPHENMSHNTVEHTNTNPHENMPYTTVEHATTASEEKMSHTAVGHTNTTTEENMSYTTVEHTTTTPEVNMSHTTVEHANTTAEENMSHTTVEHTYTTAEENISHTTVEHTNITPQENMSHITMGHTSTTPHENMTHTTVEYTTATPEENMSHPTVEHTTTTTTAPEETMSRTTLGYTNATPEENMSHTTVEHTTTEENTSHTTVGHTTTTLHETMSHTIVEHATTNTEENMSHSTVKHTNTTPEKNMSHTTVEHTTTPEENMSHTIMEHTTTTTTTEENMSHTTVKHTNITPEKNMSHTVVEHTTTTPEENISHTTVEHTNTTPEENKSHTAVGHTTTPEKNKSHTTAWHTTTTAPEENVSHTTVMHINTTPEEKMSHATVKHTDTTPEEYISHTIVVHTTTTTPEENKSNTTVEHTATTPHENMSHTTVEHANTTPEENMSHTTVEHTSTTPHDNMSHTTVEHTTTTLEKNMSHTTVEHTTTTTTIPEENTSHITVEHTSTTPHENMSHTTVEHANTTPEENVSHTTVEHTSTTPHDNMSHTTVEHTTTTLEKNMSHTTVEHTTTTTTIPEENTSHTTVEHTSTTPHENMSHTTVEHTTTTTPEENMSHTTVVHTITTTSHENMSHTTVEHANTTTPEENMSYTTVEHANTTPKENMSHTTVEYTTTTIPEENTPHTTVEHTSTTPHENMSHTTVEHTTTTIPEENMSHTTMEHANTTTPEENMSHTTVVYSITTISHVNMSHTTVEHANTTTPEEVMSYTTVQYANTTPKENMSHTTVEHTTTTILEENTSHTTVEHTSTTPHENMSHTTVEHTTTTIAEENTPHTTVKHTSTTPHENMSHTTVEHSTTTIPEENMSHTTVEHANTTTPEENMSHTTVVHTITTTSHENMSHTTVEHSSTTLEKNMSHTTVEHTTTTTIPEENTSHTTVEHTSTTPKENMSHTTVVHTITTTSHENMSHTTVEHANTTPKENMSYTTVEHTTTTTTPEENMSHTTVEHTNTIPEENMSHTTVEHANTTPEENVSHTTAEHTYTTPHENMSHTTVEHTSTTLHENKFHTTVEHTNTTPEENMSHTTVEHTTTATPEENMSHTTVEHAITTPHENMSHTTVEHTSTTLHENRFHTTVEHTNTTPEENMSHTTVEHTTTATPEENMSHTTVEHAITTPHENMSHTTVEHTNTIPEENMSHTTVEHANTTPEENVSHTTAEHTYTTPHENMSHTTVEHANTTREENMSHTTVEHINTTPHENMFHTTVEHTNTTPEENMSHTTVEHTTTATPEENMSHTTVEHAITTPHENMSHTTVEHANTTPEENMSHTTVEHTYTTPHENMSHTTVEHTSTTLHENLSHTTVKHTNTTPKEIISHTTVEHANTPPHENMSHTTVEHTSTTLHENLSHTTVKHTNTTPKEIISHTTVEHANTTPHENMTHTTAQSTGPTSESTSPTHSMNGTSVTTTAHTAASPAISDNTAYTATESATTVTTTVTTTEFQSTPYCLNGGDMNGTHCVCPANFTGPQCESPANRCYNGGTFDGKECHCPERFQPPTCQFLSPSFNISEVNVTATLHVKIYNQNFSSNLSDHNTTEYKALAGNFTEQEWKY, encoded by the exons ATGCGCCATACTGCAGTGGAGCATACTAATACTACTGTACATGAGAACATGTCATATACTACAGTGGTGCATACTAGTACTACTACACAAGAGAAGATGTCCCATACTACAGAGGAACATACTAATATTACTTCACATGAgaacatgtcacataccacagtggAGCATACTAATACTACTCCACATGCAAACATGCTCCATACTACTGAGGAGCATACTAATACTTCTCCCGAAGagaacatgtcccatactgcagtggaACATATTAATACTACTCCACATCAGAACATGCCCCATACTAGTAAGATGCATACTAATATTACTCCACCAGAGAACATGTCCCATACTACAGTAGAGCAAACTAACATTACTCAACAAGAGAATATGTCCCATACTACTGAGGAGGACACTAGCACTACTGTACATGAGAACATGTCACATACTACAGTGGAGCATAATAGTACTACTCCTCATGAGAACATGTCCCATAATACAGTGGAGCATACTAATACTAATCCTCATGAGAACATGCCCTATACTACAGTGGAGCATGCTACTACTGCTTCAGAAGAGAagatgtcccatactgcagtgggGCATACTAATACTACTACAGAAGAGAACATGTCCTATACTACAGTGGAgcatactactactactccagaaGTGAACATGTCCCATACTACAGTGGAGCATGCAAATACTACTGCAGAAGAGAACATGTCCCATACTACAGTGGAGCATACTTATACTACTGCAGAAGAGAACATATCCCATACTACAGTGGAGCATACTAATATTACTCCACAGGAGAACATGTCCCATATAACAATGGGGCATACTAGTACTACTCCACATGAGAACATGACCCATACTACAGTGGAGTATACTACTGCTACTCCAGAAGAGAACATGTCCCATCCTACAGTGGagcatactactactactactactgctccaGAAGAAACCATGTCCCGTACAACACTGGGGTATACTAATGCTACTCCAGAAGAGAACATGTCACATACTACAGTGGAGCATACTACTACAGAAGAGAACACGTCCCATACTACAGTGGGGCATACAACTACTACTCTACATGAGACCATGTCACATACTATAGTGGAGCATGCTACTACTAATACAGAAGAGAACATGTCCCATAGTACAGTGAAACATACTAATACTACTCCAGAAAAGAATATGTCCCATACTACAGTGGAGCATACTACTACTCCAGAAGAGAACATGTCACATACTATAATGGagcatactactactactactactacagaaGAGAACATGTCCCATACTACAGTGAAACATACTAATATTACTCCAGAAAAGAACATGTCCCATACTGTAGTGGAgcatactactactactccagaaGAGAACATTTCCCATACTACAGTGGAACATACTAATACTACTCCAGAAGAGAACAAGTCCCATACTGCAGTGGGGCATACTACTactccagaaaaaaacaaatcccaTACTACAGCGTggcatactactactactgctccaGAAGAGAACGTGTCCCATACTACAGTCATGCATATTAATACTACGCCGGAAGAGAAGATGTCCCATGCTACAGTGAAACATACTGATACTACTCCAGAAGAGTATATATCCCATACTATAGTGGTGCATACTACTACTACCACTCCAGAAGAGAACAAGTCTAATACTACAGTGGAGCATACTGCTACTACTCCACATGAGAACATGTCCCATACTACAGTGGAGCATGCTAATACTACTCCAGAAGAGAACATGTCCCATACTACAGTGGAGCATACTAGTACTACTCCTCATGATAACATGTCCCATACTACAGTGGAGCATACTACTACTACTCTAGAAAAGAACATGTCCCATACTACAGTGGagcatactactactactactactattccAGAAGAGAACACGTCCCATATTACAGTGGAGCATACTAGTACTACTCCACATGAGAACATGTCCCATACTACAGTGGAGCATGCTAATACTACTCCAGAAGAGAACGTGTCCCATACTACAGTGGAGCATACTAGTACTACTCCTCATGATAACATGTCCCATACTACAGTGGAGCATACTACTACTACTCTAGAAAAGAACATGTCCCATACTACAGTGGagcatactactactactactactattccAGAAGAGAACACGTCCCATACTACAGTGGAGCATACTAGTACTACTCCACATGAGAACATGTCCCATACTACAGTGGagcatactactactactactccagaagagaacatgtcccatactacagtggtgcatactattactactacttcACATGAGAACATGTCCCATACTACAGTGGAGCATGCTAATACTACTACTCCAGAAGAGAACATGTCTTATACTACAGTGGAGCATGCTAATACTACTCCAAAAGAGAACATGTCCCATACTACAGTGGagtatactactactactattccAGAAGAGAACACGCCCCATACTACAGTGGAGCATACTAGTACTACTCCACATGAGAACATGTCCCATACTACAGTGGagcatactactactactattccAGAAGAGAACATGTCCCATACTACAATGGAGCATGCTAATACTACTACTCCAGAAGAGAACATGTCCCATACTACAGTGGTGTATAGTATTACTACTATTTCACATGTGAACATGTCCCATACTACAGTGGAGCATGCTAATACTACTACTCCAGAAGAGGTCATGTCTTATACTACAGTGCAGTATGCTAATACTACTCCAAAAGAGAACATGTCTCATACTACAGTAGagcatactactactactattctAGAAGAGAACACGTCCCATACTACAGTGGAGCATACTAGTACTACTCCACATGAGAACATGTCCCATACTACAGTGGagcatactactactactattgcAGAAGAGAACACGCCCCATACTACAGTGAAGCATACTAGTACTACTCCACATGAGAACATGTCCCATACTACAGTGGAGCATAGTACTACTACTATTCCAGAAGAGAACATGTCCCATACTACTGTGGAGCATGCTAATACTACTACTCCAGAAGAGAACATGTCCCATACTACAGTGGTGCATACGATTACTACTACTTCACATGAGAACATGTCCCATACTACAGTGGAGCATTCTAGTACTACTCTAGAAAAGAACATGTCCCATACTACAGTGGagcatactactactactactattccAGAAGAGAACACGTCCCATACTACAGTGGAGCATACTAGTACTACTCCAAAAGAGAACATGTCCCATACTACAGTGGTgcatactattactactacttcACATGAGAACATGTCTCATACTACAGTGGAGCATGCTAATACTACTCCAAAAGAGAACATGTCCTATACTACAGTGGagcatactactactactactactccagaaGAGAACATGTCCCATACTACAGTGGAACATACTAATACCATTCCAGAAGAGAACATGTCCCATACTACAGTGGAGCATGCTAATACTACTCCAGAAGAGAACGTGTCCCATACTACAGCGGAACATACTTATACTACTCCACATGAGAACATGTCCCATACTACAGTGGAGCATACTAGTACTACTCTACATGAGAACAAGTTCCATACTACAGTGGAACATACAAATACTACTCCAGAAGAGAACATGTCCCATACTACAGTGGAGCATACTACTACTGCTACTCCAGAAGAGAACATGTCCCATACTACAGTGGAGCATGCTATTACTACTCCACATGAGAACATGTCCCATACTACAGTGGAGCATACTAGTACTACTCTACATGAGAACAGGTTCCATACTACAGTGGAACATACAAATACTACTCCAGAAGAGAACATGTCCCATACTACAGTGGAGCATACTACTACTGCTACTCCAGAAGAGAACATGTCCCATACTACAGTGGAGCATGCTATTACTACTCCACATGAGAACATGTCCCATACTACAGTGGAACATACTAATACCATTCCAGAAGAGAACATGTCCCATACTACGGTGGAGCATGCTAATACTACTCCAGAAGAGAACGTGTCCCATACTACTGCGGAACATACTTATACTACTCCACATGAGAACATGTCGCATACTACAGTGGAGCATGCAAATACTACACGAGAAGagaacatgtcccataccacagtggAACATATTAATACTACTCCACATGAGAACATGTTCCATACTACAGTGGAACATACAAATACTACTCCAGAAGAGAACATGTCCCATACTACAGTGGAGCATACTACTACTGCTACTCCAGAAGAGAACATGTCCCATACTACAGTGGAGCATGCTATTACTACTCCACATGAGAACATGTCCCATACTACAGTGGAGCATGCTAATACTACTCCAGAAGAGAACATGTCCCATACTACAGTGGAACATACTTATACTACTCCACATGAGAACATGTCCCATACTACAGTGGAGCATACTAGTACTACTTTACATGAGAACTTGTCCCATACTACAGTGAAACATACTAATACTACTCCAAAAGAGATCATATCCCATACTACAGTGGAGCATGCTAATACTCCTCCACATGAGAACATGTCCCATACTACAGTGGAGCATACTAGTACTACTTTACATGAGAACTTGTCCCATACTACAGTGAAACATACTAATACTACTCCAAAAGAGATCATATCCCATACTACAGTGGAGCATGCTAATACTACTCCACATGAGAACATGACCCACACTACTGCACAATCTACTGGTCCCACTTCGGAGAGCACCAGTCCTACTCATAGTATGAATGGTACATCTGTAACGACTACTGCTCATACCGCAGCTTCACCCGCCATCAGTGACAATACAGCCTATACTGCCACCGAGAGCGCCACTACTGTTACCACTACTGTTACCACTACTGAATTCCAGAGCACTCCAT ATTGCTTGAACGGAGGCGATATGAATGGAACGCACTGCGTCTGCCCAGCTAACTTCACAGGGCCGCAGTGTGAATCCCCAGCCAATCGCTGTTACAATGGGGGGACATTTGATGGGAAAGAATGCCACTGCCCAGAACGGTTCCAGCCTCCTACATGTCAATTTTTATCACCATCTTTCAATATCA GTGAAGTTAACGTGACGGCAACACTTCATGTCAAGATTTACAATCAGAACTTTTCTAGCAATCTTAGCGATCACAACACTACGGAGTATAAAGCCTTGGCCGGTAATTTCACAGAGCAG